One genomic window of Bos taurus isolate L1 Dominette 01449 registration number 42190680 breed Hereford chromosome Y, ARS-UCD2.0, whole genome shotgun sequence includes the following:
- the LOC132344508 gene encoding testis-specific Y-encoded protein 3-like, with product MESETGPEEGGSTPGSWILVVSPGLHEGGALGPSSPVGAAEAMQAAGGAPGEEAALFWVEAVEEGAAVEEGEVAGLGQEFQLLVLDVMEEVEVVAYEEQEQVSSEEHVHDHPRPGALSDRPALEALAALQLELEPVNKKAERAHARLKHKTSQRRKVHLEHRSAIIQGIRGFWVEVFMNHPQMSVLMSKQDADMLHFMTNLEVEEFRHPTRHCKITLSFRRNRYFQNEVIVKEYLMKVTGYHASHSTPVQWHQGFEWKAYRRRHHDSSVNFFNWFFDHNFTGSDWIAEIIIRDLWPNPLQYYVRRKAAPQKVPGGREEPDPPSF from the exons ATGGAGAGTGAGACGGGGCCAGAGGAAGGCGGCAGCACTCCGGGatcctggatcttagttgtgagcccgggtcttcatgagggaggggccctggggccttCCAGTCCGGTGGGGGCGGCAGAGGCGATGCAGGCCGCAGGTGGTGCGCCAGGCGAGGAGGCCGCCCTCTTCTgggtggaggcagtggaggaaggtgcggctgtggaggagggagaggtggcgGGACTCGGGCAGGAGTTCCAGCTGCTGGTGTTGGacgtcatggaggaggtggaggtggtggcataCGAGGAGCAGGAGCAGGTGTCCTCGGAGGAGCATGTCCACGACCATCCAAGGCCCGGAGCCCTGAGTGACCGGCCTGCACTGGAGGCGCTGGCAGCcctgcagctggagctggagcccgTGAATAAGAAAGCCGAAAGGGCGCATGCTCGCCTGAAACATAAGACCAGTCAGCGGCGGAAGGTGCATCTAGAGCACagaagcgccatcatccagggcatccgtgGCTTCTGGGTCGAAGTT tttATGAACCACCCCCAAATGTCAGTTTTGATGAGCAAGCAAGATGCAGACATGCTTCACTTCATGACCAACTTGGAG GTGGAGGAATTCAGGCATCCCACTCGTCACTGCAAGATCACATTGTCCTTTCGGAGGAATAGGTATTTCCAGAATGAAGTGATTGTCAAGGAGTACCTGATGAAGGTCACTG GATACCACGCATCTCATTCCACTCCAGTTCAGTGGCACCAGGGCTTTGAATGGAAGGCATACAGGCGCAGGCACCACGACAGCAGCGTTAACTTCTTCAACTGGTTCTTTGACCACAATTTCACAGGATCTGactggattgctgag ATCATCATAAGGGATCTGTGGCCCAATCCTTTGCAGTACTATGTGAGGAGGAAGGCTGCACCACAAAAGGTACCAGGAGGACGAGAG GAACCCGATCCCCCCAGCTTTTGA
- the LOC132344509 gene encoding testis-specific Y-encoded protein 3-like isoform X2 → MESETGPEEGGSTPGSWILVVSPGLHEGGALGPSSPVGAAEAMQAAGGAPGEEAALFWVEAVEEGAAVEEGEVAGLGQEFQLLVLDVMEEVEVVAYEEQEQVSSEEHVHDHPRPGALSDRPALEALAALQLELEPVNKKAERAHARLKHKTSQRRKVHLEHRSAIIQGIRGFWVEVVSLGVVLVEEFRHPTRHCKITLSFRRNRYFQNEVIVKEYLMKVTGYHASHSTPVQWHQGFEWKAYRRRHHDSSVNFFNWFFDHNFTGSDWIAEIIIRDLWPNPLQYYVRRKAAPQKVPGGREEPDPPSF, encoded by the exons ATGGAGAGTGAGACGGGGCCAGAGGAAGGCGGCAGCACTCCGGGatcctggatcttagttgtgagcccgggtcttcatgagggaggggccctggggccttCCAGTCCGGTGGGGGCGGCAGAGGCGATGCAGGCCGCAGGTGGTGCGCCAGGCGAGGAGGCCGCCCTCTTCTgggtggaggcagtggaggaaggtgcggctgtggaggagggagaggtggcgGGACTCGGGCAGGAGTTCCAGCTGCTGGTGTTGGacgtcatggaggaggtggaggtggtggcataCGAGGAGCAGGAGCAGGTGTCCTCGGAGGAGCATGTCCACGACCATCCAAGGCCCGGAGCCCTGAGTGACCGGCCTGCACTGGAGGCGCTGGCAGCcctgcagctggagctggagcccgTGAATAAGAAAGCCGAAAGGGCGCATGCTCGCCTGAAACATAAGACCAGTCAGCGGCGGAAGGTGCATCTAGAGCACagaagcgccatcatccagggcatccgtgGCTTCTGGGTCGAAGTTGTATCCCttggtgtggtgctt GTGGAGGAATTCAGGCATCCCACTCGTCACTGCAAGATCACATTGTCCTTTCGGAGGAATAGGTATTTCCAGAATGAAGTGATTGTCAAGGAGTACCTGATGAAGGTCACTG GATACCACGCATCTCATTCCACTCCAGTTCAGTGGCACCAGGGCTTTGAATGGAAGGCATACAGGCGCAGGCACCACGACAGCAGCGTTAACTTCTTCAACTGGTTCTTTGACCACAATTTCACAGGATCTGactggattgctgag ATCATCATAAGGGATCTGTGGCCCAATCCTTTGCAGTACTATGTGAGGAGGAAGGCTGCACCACAAAAGGTACCAGGAGGACGAGAG GAACCCGATCCCCCCAGCTTTTGA